The proteins below come from a single Xiphophorus hellerii strain 12219 chromosome 14, Xiphophorus_hellerii-4.1, whole genome shotgun sequence genomic window:
- the LOC116732395 gene encoding uncharacterized protein LOC116732395: MGRIYQVRVHGLRGEKFTIDLGNTEEQMQRFTVGQLKEKIFEMLPYIAGDENLRMIFTDKNLEGDTSLLSEYGVQHMSVIQVVIKVPGGGGPLPPNPHTDDGLTAAKDLQHQRMGKIYQVVVSGFRGEKIAINLCNTEEQMQRLTVGQLKEKIVEKFPDIAAEREYPHLFFTDKVLEGDTSLLSEYGVQHMSVIQLIRKVPGGGEGPLPPNPHTDDGLGDKEGETRRSKECLNIPMSKTQNKFSVGPK, from the exons ATGGGGAGAATCTACCAGGTTAGGGTTCATGGGCTCAGAGGGGAGAAGTTTACTATTGACCTCGGCAACACAGAGGAACAAATGCAGAGATTCACTGTGGGTCAGCTGAAGGAAAAGATATTTGAGATGCTCCCATATATAGCAG GAGACGAGAACCTACGCATGATCTTTACAGACAAGAATCTGGAAGGAGACACATCACTGCTGTCTGAATATGGAGTCCAACACATGTCTGTCATACAAGTGGTTATTAAAGTACCTGGAGGAGGAGGCCCTCTACCCCCCAACCCTCATACAGATGATGGGCTCA CTGCTGCTAAAGATCTGCAACATCAGAGAATGGGGAAAATCTACCAGGTTGTTGTTTCTGGGTTCAGAGGGGAGAAGATTGCTATTAACCTCTGCaacacagaggagcagatgCAGAGATTAACCGTGGGTCAGCTGAAGGAAAAGATTGTTGAGAAGTTCCCTGATATAGCAGCAG AAAGAGAGTACCCACACTTGTTCTTTACAGACAAGGTGTTGGAAGGAGACACATCACTGCTGTCTGAATATGGAGTCCAACACATGTCTGTCATACAACTGATTCGTAAAGTACCTGGTGGAGGAGAAGGCCCTCTACCCCCCAACCCTCATACAGATGATGGGCTTGGTGATAAGGAGGGTGAAACTCGAAGAAGTAAAGAATGTCTAAATATACCGATGtctaaaactcaaaataaattttctgtgggtccaaaataa